From the Pyramidobacter porci genome, the window AACGCAAAGCGCGCGACGCCGCAAAAAATGCGTCACGGCGCGAGGCCAATCCTTCAAAACGCGCTTTGATCGCCATAAAAAGTCAGAGGAATATTGGCATTTTCAACGAAAAATCGGCATAATACTATTTCTTGATAAAAAGCATTAACATCGTCTGCCGGGCGCTGCGGGGGAGTTCAGCCGCTCATGACTCCCTCGACCGCTGCGCGGTCTGCGCGGCTCGCCTTGTGAATCTCCCTCGCAGCGCCCTTGCGTTCGGCCTTTTAATTGAGAAGTAGTATAAAACAGCTGAAGCCATCAGCCTCGTCAAAAAAAAACCGGTCCACGAACGAACGATCGTTCATGGACCGGTTTTATCGACAGGCTGGTTTACAGCTTGTACTGGGAATACTGATCGCGGATGCCTTTGACGGCAGCGGCGAGCGCTTCGGGATCGAGCACCATCTCCATCATGGAAATCTGCTCCTCCCACGCCTTGGGATCAGCTTCAGCACGAATCTCTTCATCGAAGATGTCATAAACGGCGAGTCCCAACGGGACGCCGGCCAGGGGGCCTGCAAAGGTGGGATCTCCGTTGGTCACGGTTTCGGCGTAAATCTCGGCGCCTTCGGCGTCGGACGAACCGAAAATGACCACGCAGTTCTCAGCACCGTACTTCTCAGCGCAATCCTTGACGCGCTGCTGGTTCTGCAAGTCCATGGCTCCGGCAGCCGTTCAGACGAAGCACTCCGTTGCTTCGAAGACGACTTCGGCTCCACTGTTCTCAAAGCAAGCCTTCATAGCAGGCGCAGGTACACCGTCGCGCTCGCCGAGAAGGATCAATTTCTTGCCTGCGAGTTTGCCCATAAGTCGCACCTCCTTCTTGTAATGTTCTGGGCTCATTATAACCTTTTTTTTCTTTCGTGCAATAGGTCTATAACATTTTCAGATAAAGTGCTCGAAGTCACATTCTTGATTTGTGCGTTTTATACATCTTCCTGCGAACGTTCCCCGGATTTTTCTAGTCTTAATAAATAAATCGAACGTTTTCAGGTCCTTCTCCGCCTGCCGCGTCCCGGTGCGGGACGGAACGAAGTTTTGCCGCGGCGTCCAAAGCGTCTTTGCGCCGCCGCATTTCTCTGTTATAATGGGCGCCAGCGCATCGCGTGCCATTTTATATTCCAAACTTTCCCCTTTAAAGGAGCCTGTGTTTATGAACGAGATCCGCCTTGCCGATTTTCGCGCCGAGAGCCTGCAGTTCGACATCAACCATCACTTCCAGCCCAAAAAAGACGAAAACCTCGCCCTTTCCATCAAACTGGACCAGCGCGTGCGCATGAGCGCCACGCCCAAGGAGCCGACGTTCCTCAACATCCGCGTCACCGTGTTCGACGACGCCGAGAACAATAACTATCCATTCGAAATCATCGCCGACGTCACCGGCGTGTTCTTCATCGACGCCGAAGGCGCCGACCGCGAGGCAATCCTCAAGGACAACGGCATGACCATGCTGCTGCCGTATGTGCGCGCCATGATCAGCCAGCTCGTGTCGCTGGCCAACCTGCCCACGCCCGTTATCCTGCCGCCCATGGATCCTTCGCAGATGAAGCCTATGGAGCAGCCCGCCGCGAACAACTAGACGCAGACACACGAAAAAAGAGGCACCGCTCCGCTGACCGTAAGAACGGCCGGCGGAGCGGTGCTTTGTTTCATGCGTCGGAACGTTAGCTTCTCCCATCCCAGACATAGCGGAGCGCCGTCGCAGGGAGCTTTGAAGGGATTTCCGCGGCGAGAGCGCTGTCGGGTCCGTGTAGACACTTTTGTCGAGCGTCGCTGTAACGACCGTGCGCGGCGCGGGCGCGTGAGTGCCAAACCTCTTGTTCATCGCCGCCTGCTTCGCGCCGCTTTGGGCGCCGAACTCGTCTGCTCCTGTCATGAACGCGCCGAATCGGCTTCGCGCTTCGCGGCAGATTTGCTGAGGCGCAAACGCCGTTCCACAATG encodes:
- the grdA gene encoding glycine/sarcosine/betaine reductase complex selenoprotein A, with protein sequence MGKLAGKKLILLGERDGVPAPAMKACFENSGAEVVFEATECFVUTAAGAMDLQNQQRVKDCAEKYGAENCVVIFGSSDAEGAEIYAETVTNGDPTFAGPLAGVPLGLAVYDIFDEEIRAEADPKAWEEQISMMEMVLDPEALAAAVKGIRDQYSQYKL
- a CDS encoding protein-export chaperone SecB, which translates into the protein MNEIRLADFRAESLQFDINHHFQPKKDENLALSIKLDQRVRMSATPKEPTFLNIRVTVFDDAENNNYPFEIIADVTGVFFIDAEGADREAILKDNGMTMLLPYVRAMISQLVSLANLPTPVILPPMDPSQMKPMEQPAANN